From Pyrenophora tritici-repentis strain M4 chromosome 1, whole genome shotgun sequence, the proteins below share one genomic window:
- a CDS encoding Dimer-Tnp-hAT multi-domain protein, with amino-acid sequence MPSIPAKRKPEAAEEADTPFKRAQRTRKPTLKALLGDGSQPTQPIELPESTPDPPTEPPTQVIEPPTRAIEPPCKPVQQPEERPRRASPLPILAASQASRLTDEPAWESQLMFDKPEDSIVQPLAFSSAATEASVEEDSAVSVDFRDFEGVDWSRLKGFVAPLSTPRGKASWIFQHGWRVWKEGTHHPDELYFVCKYCHIHKLPNGVHRVTKSTTAANGHLQLDKPGHRLSKDGPILSKPLRKHGQQSLRQAALSGVKFSLEAYKTIGNFDVQEFRQAAALWLVDNNRPLREFETPAFRKMIRLANPEAEAALWRSHNSVSAFVMRLYSWLRPQVVRALAEAESKVHISFDGWTTKGGKRGFFSVVAHYANSKGAIVDLPIALPQLVGAHTGEAIADAVTKILQSFSINRSKLGYFVLDNAYNNDTAVNKLAAMYHFSASDRRLRCACHILNLVGQTIMFGRDADAYNNALENTKMEDFYMKEWRKEGPLGVYLDIINYINTPKQWSIFEDCQREAVNSMPTGASGGTREPIKPCVTRWNSYYDCFKRGVQLQQAINAYATYHIRETEQADEQAAIRGNKLPDVPRWMRSDGLTAADWAVITEYMAILQPLKFATDRLQGRGKCGRFGALYEVIPVFESVITELDARLRPYESVNHEPSEAPEDHIPINLRAARRKASNYFTKILQSPIYYAATALHPRYKTYSKRFWRDKPTQLSTAHAKFLRVWAAYKPAAAATTPTPAPKPTMSSFDDAIDAILDEDGEHTLEVEDEYDSWLKEPMWTSDQHKEGPTAVQYWLSLKPKYPHLSRLAIDVLTIPASSSDCERVFAGTGDIIEPQRRKIGAQLLAALVCLQRWTRAGFTTPSTTTAAKHTDEELTEEFAIGTWEEPPAELS; translated from the coding sequence atgccctctataccagcaaaacgcaagcccgaggctgccgaagaagctgatactcccttcaagcgagcacaacgtacgcgcaaacctacgctcaaagcgctgttgggtgacggcagccagccaacccagccgatagagctgccagaaagtacgccggatccgcctacagagccgcctacacaagttatcgagccgcccacacgggctattgaaccgccatgtaagcctgtacaacaacccgaggagcgccctcggcgggcatcaccactgcctattttggctgcctcacaagcctctcggctcactgatgagccagcctgggagtcgcagttaatgtttgataagccagaggactctattgtacagcctttagctttctctagcgctgccactgaggcttcggtggaggaggatagcgctgtgagcgtcgattttcgcgactttgagggcgtcgattggtcgcgattaaaggggtttgtcgcgccgctgagcactccacgaggcaaggcaagctggatttttcaacacggctggcgtgtctggaaggagggtactcaccacccagatgagttgtactttgtgtgcaagtactgtcatattcataagctacctaatggtgtacaccgagtaacgaagtcaaccactgccgccaacgggcacctccagcttgataaacctggtcatcggctcagcaaagatggtccaatcctaagcaaacctctccgcaaacatggacaacaatcacttcgtcaggcagctctaagcggtgtcaaatttagtctagaggcgtacaagactataggaaacttcgacgtacaagaatttcggcaggcagctgcgctctggctggtcgacaacaacagaccactccgcgagtttgagacgccggcttttcgcaagatgatcaggcttgctaatcctgaggcagaggcggcgttatggaggtctcataacagcgtgtcagcgttcgtgatgaggttgtacagttggctacggcctcaggtggtgcgcgcgttggctgaagccgagagcaaggtacatataagcttcgatgggtggacgacaaaaggcggcaaacgtggcttcttttctgtagttgctcactacgccaacagtaagggcgcgatagttgacctacccatcgcgctgccgcagctggtgggtgcccacactggtgaggcgatagctgacgctgtaaccaaaatcctgcaatccttcagcattaatcgcagcaaactcggctactttgtgctcgataacgcttacaataacgacaccgctgttaacaaactcgccgcgatgtaccacttttctgcctccgatcgccgcctccgctgcgcttgccacatacttaaccttgttggccaaacgattatgttcgggagggatgctgacgcgtataacaacgccctggagaacacaaagatggaggatttttacatgaaggagtggcggaaagaaggaccgcttggcgtgtatcttgatattatcaactacatcaacacgccgaagcagtggagtatttttgaagattgccaacgcgaggcagttaacagcatgcccacaggcgccagcggcggcactcgcgagccaattaagccgtgtgttacacgttggaacagctattacgactgctttaagcgcggagttcagctccaacaagctatcaacgcatacgccacgtaccacattcgcgagactgaacaggctgacgaacaggcagctattagaggaaacaagctgcctgatgtgccgcggtggatgaggtcagacggccttacggcggctgactgggcggtgattactgagtacatggcgatactgcagccgctcaagtttgctacagatcgcctccaaggccgcggcaagtgtggccgttttggcgcactctacgaggtcatcccagtatttgagagtgtgataactgagctggatgcacgccttcggccatacgaatcggtcaaccacgagccatctgaggcgcccgaagatcacatcccgatcaacctgcgagccgcgaggcgaaaagcgagcaattactttactaagatcctccaaagtcccatttactacgcagctacggcactacatccacgatataaaacatactctaagcgcttctggcgcgacaaacctacacaattgagcaccgcgcacgcgaagtttctgcgggtttgggctgcctacaagcctgccgctgctgccacaacaccaacccctgcgccaaaacctaccatgagcagctttgacgacgctatcgacgctatactagatgaggacggcgagcatacattggaggtggaggatgagtacgatagctggttaaaagagcctatgtggacgtctgatcaacacaaggagggtccaacagctgtacagtactggttatcgttgaagccgaagtatccacatctttcacgattggcgatcgacgtgttgactatacccgcctccagctctgattgtgagcgcgtttttgcgggaactggcgatataattgagccacaaaggcggaaaattggcgcgcagttactggctgctttggtgtgcttgcaacggtggactcgtgcaggttttacaacaccaagcacgacaacagcagcaaagcatactgatgaggagctcacggaagagtttgcgataggaacgtgggaagagccgcctgcagaattgtcatag